ATCCAGGCAAGCAGGATAGGTGATAATGTAGTATCTTTGAACAATTCAGCTACATAGTCGCCAACGCCTCCATTGATCAAGACTTGCTTGAATGCGCCGCCACCACCAATGATTAACAGCATCATGCCGATGTGAGAGATGGCCGTTGTACAAGAATCCATAACAGTTTTAATAGGGATGTTACGCGCGATTCCCATTGTGTAAATCGCTACAAGCAGGGATAGTAACATCGCAGTTCCTGCATCACCGATGAATTGGATGGCTGCTAGGAAACTATTATCCTCAAATCCCATTGTTTTTTGCAGTAAAGAAATGATTGTCGCGATAGACATTAAAATAACTGGTAATAGTGCTGTGAAAACGCTGATACCGAAACCTGGTGTTTCTTCAAGTTTGAATGTCTTTTGTTCGCCTAAAGAAGCGATGTTTCCTGTCTTGTTAAAAGATTCAGGTACAAGTTTTTTAGCGATTTTCGTAAATACTGGACCTGCCAAAATGACAGTTGGAATTGCAATGATAAAGCCATAAAGCAAAACTTCACCAATGTTTGCGCCATACTCACCAGCAATGACTGTTGGTCCTGGGTGAGGAGGGAGGAAGCCGTGAGTTACAGATAAAGCGGCAGTCATTGGAATACCAAGATACAAAATGGAAATCTTTAATTCTCTTGAAATCGCAAATACGATTGGAATCAATAATACTAAACCTACTTCGAAGAATAGAGCAACACCGATAATGAATGAAGCAGCAACGACTGCCCATTGGATGTTCTTTTCACCAAATTTGTTCACTAGTGTCATAGCGATTCGCTGGGCCCCGCCGGAATCGGCGATCAATTTACCAAGCATCGCACCAAGGCCGAAAATCAGTGCTAGGTGGCCAAGTGTTCCGCCCAAACCGGCTTCGATTGTCTTAACAATTTCGGTTAACGGCATGCCAAGTGCCAAAGCGACACCAAATGATACGATGATTAAGGAAATGAATGTGTTGAGCTTGAAACCCATGATTAATAATAATAAGGCTAAGATACCAATTGCTACAATAACCAATGGCATTGTAATTTCCCCCTATATGTCTATAGTTCCCGCTTTTAGCAGGGTGTTTCCTCTGTAAAATAAAGCGCTAACATTTTTGATAGAGGAATAATCATCCTCTTATTTAATCAAGCCTCTTTGATAGTTGGCGATTCTTGAATAATCTTGTTCCAAAGCTCGCGATAAGCTGATGAAAATCGGCACGAGCTGCCTGTATTCTTTTGCCGCTTCTTCATTCGGCGTATGCTTGTGAGTGCTGCCGATCATGTCTGAAACAGCATCGAACGAATTAATTTTATCTGTTGCATAAAGACCGAGAATGCAAGCGCCCAGGCAAGAGCTTTCGTAGCTTTCAGGAACGACCACCTCGATGTCGAATATGTCGGA
This window of the Mesobacillus jeotgali genome carries:
- a CDS encoding GntP family permease: MPLVIVAIGILALLLLIMGFKLNTFISLIIVSFGVALALGMPLTEIVKTIEAGLGGTLGHLALIFGLGAMLGKLIADSGGAQRIAMTLVNKFGEKNIQWAVVAASFIIGVALFFEVGLVLLIPIVFAISRELKISILYLGIPMTAALSVTHGFLPPHPGPTVIAGEYGANIGEVLLYGFIIAIPTVILAGPVFTKIAKKLVPESFNKTGNIASLGEQKTFKLEETPGFGISVFTALLPVILMSIATIISLLQKTMGFEDNSFLAAIQFIGDAGTAMLLSLLVAIYTMGIARNIPIKTVMDSCTTAISHIGMMLLIIGGGGAFKQVLINGGVGDYVAELFKDTTLSPILLAWIIAAILRISLGSATVAALTTAGLVIPLLGQTDVNLALVVLATGAGSLIASHVNDAGFWMFKEYFGLSMKETFATWTLLETIISVAGLGFILLLSLFV